The Alnus glutinosa chromosome 7, dhAlnGlut1.1, whole genome shotgun sequence genome includes a region encoding these proteins:
- the LOC133873328 gene encoding uncharacterized protein LOC133873328, which yields MSLAAMKQGFLEGCRPVIDLDECFLKGPYKAMLLVAVGRNANNNMYPIAIAVVEAEIKESWTWFLECLVSDLGSHARHVKPTFISDQQKGLILNFDDVIPTADHRICVRHLYANFWDKGFKGVALKELLWAAASAYTDIEFRYHMEEIKKLNLVAFEYLESIDPSGWSRSWFSDYPKCNLLVNNISECFNSYILKARDKPILTMLEMIRKQLRRRYQLKRYGIKTLKGKLCPRIVDKLETVGEEATNCLSRYVGDDLFEVEQGRRTYVVDLRKRTCGCRKWEMTRIPCAHAHSAITFHGHKLKDYVDHCYSIEMYKKALRVTPDRPRKARTRAPDELGDPKNPHRMRKFGLKGKCGYCKMLGHNSRTCPKKKQLASNDRQFVTEVELPTPPLASTQSEGCNNSIRGGTNPVKNSRRGGSQPHNKRTSARKCVSTGVSTPGCSRNTQQPTAPPSLSMQRDGNAMELTQQPIAPPSTSVQRDVTTTTTQEVVRQTESSNISQTTSLD from the exons ATGTCCCTTGCTGCCATGAAGCAAGGGTTCTTGGAGGGTTGTAGGCCTGTTATCGACCTGGATGAGTGCTTTTTGAAGGGTCCCTACAAGGCAATGCTACTAGTTGCAGTTGGCAGAAATGCCAACAACAACATGTACCCTATTGCAATTGCCGTTGTGGAAGCTGAGATAAAAGAGAGCTGGACTTGGTTCTTGGAGTGCCTAGTTTCAGACCTTGGGTCCCATGCGAGGCACGTTAAGCCTACTTTCATTTCTGATCAGCAGAAG GGTCTTATTCTAAACTTTGATGATGTTATACCTACGGCAGACCACCGAATATGTGTAAGGCATTTATATGCCAATTTTTGGGATAAAGGGTTTAAGGGGGTGGCACTGAAGGAATTATTGTGGGCTGCAGCATCAGCTTACACTGATATTGAGTTCAGATATCACATGGAAGAGATTAAGAAGTTGAATCTTGTGGCCTTCGAGTATCTAGAGAGTATTGACCCCAGTGGATGGTCAAGATCGTGGTTCAGTGACTATCCAAAGTGCAACCTTCTTGTCAACAACATCTCTGAGTGTTTCAACTCATATATCCTCAAGGCTCGTGACAAGCCGATTCTGACAATGTtggagatgattaggaagcaACTCCGAAGAAGGTACCAACTAAAAAGATATGGCATTAAAACTTTGAAGGGCAAGTTATGCCCTAGAATTGTTGACAAGCTTGAGACGGTTGGGGAAGAGGCAACAAATTGTCTTTCCCGTTATGTTGGTGATGACCTCTTTGAAGTAGAGCAGGGACGTAGAACGTATGTCGTGGATTTGAGGAAGAGGACATGTGGGTGCAGGAAGTGGGAGATGACAAGGatcccatgtgcacatgcacATTCTGCAATTACCTTCCATGGACACAAATTGAAGGATTATGTGGATCACTGTTATAGCATTGAGATGTACAAGAAGGC ATTACGAGTGACCCCAGACAGACCTCGAAAGGCTAGGACAAGAGCTCCTGATGAGTTAGGAGATCCCAAGAATCCTCATAGGATGAGAAAGTTTGGATTGAAGGGTAAATGTGGTTATTGCAAAATGTTGGGCCACAATAGCAGGACTTGTCCAAAGAAGAAGCAGTTGGCATCAAATGATAGGCAGTTCGTGACAGAGGTTGAGTTGCCTACTCCACCCTTAGCCAGT ACACAGAGTGAAGGATGCAACAATAGTATCAGGGGAGGCACAAATCCAGTGAAGAACAGTAGAAGGGGAGGATCACAACCACATAACAAAAGA ACAAGTGCAAGGAAATGTGTAAGTACAGGTGTTTCAACACCTGGCTGTAGTAGGAATACACAGCAACCCACTGCACCACCTTCTTTATCTATGCAAAGAGAT GGAAATGCTATGGAATTGACACAACAACCCATTGCACCACCTTCTACATCTGTGCAAAGAGATGTG accaccaccaccacccagGAGGTTGTCAGGCAGACTGAAAGTTCCAATATATCCCAAACCACCAGTTTGGATTGA